From the genome of Trachemys scripta elegans isolate TJP31775 chromosome 2, CAS_Tse_1.0, whole genome shotgun sequence:
GGCTATGGATGATGTCCACACAGTCTCAACTTGCTAGTCTCCGTTCCCTGAAGGGTTGTAGACTGCTTTGACTGGTGTGAAGACAGGAGAAAGGTGTGTGCCTGGATGTCCTGTTCTGTTACCTGCTATTGACTAGGACTATGACCACAGACACCTCTCTGTCAGGCAGAGGAGGTCACATGGAGGGGCAGATGGACCAAGGAATGTGGTCCCCTCAGGGGTGAATTTTCCACATCAGTGTGCTGGAGGGTGAAAGGTGGTTTGGCTGACCTGCAAGCATTTCCTCCCTTGCATTTGGAGCCAGTTGGTCCAGGTGCTGTCAGACAACATAACAGTGCTCTGTTACACCAGCAAGCATGTCTGGAATGGGTGCATACCTCTGAACATTACCTTGAGCAGTCCATCTGCCAGAGTTTCAGAACACCCTGGCCGACTCATTTAGCAGACACTTGTGCAGCGAGAATGAGTGGGAGTTTCAGGGTCTGACTCTGTAGGTGGTGTTTCCAGAATGGGTTCACCTAATAACAGACTTGTTTATGTCAGATCTGAACAAGAAGTGCAGGGAGTTCTGCTCCACAGAGgggttgcagctcaggctctctgGGTGACATTTTCCTCATGTGATGCTTGGAGGCTCTGAAGTATGTGTTTCCCCCGATCCCTCTGTGATCACGGTTACTTAAGAAAGATCAGGCAGGACAAGGTGCAAGTCATTCTCATGGCATTGGGGTGGCCTTGTCAGTTCTTGTACCCCATACTCTGTTGAACTTTTTTGCTCGGGGTCCTCTCCACTCCCCGTGATGTGAGACCTCTTGACGCAGGATGATGGGAGGACTCGCCAACCCATCCATGCTGCCCCTGAGGGTGTGGTATTTGGATGGATGTTGAGCCTAAAGAGAGTTTGTTTGGCTGACGTGCAGACCTTACAGAGTAACTGTAGGAAAACTCTACCAGGAGGTGCTACACTATAAAATGGAAGAGGTTTCTGATGTAATATGATCAACCGCGAATTTCCCCCTTGCATTCAGGGGTGCCAGACATGTTGGACTACCTGTTAGCTTCTAAATCCTCAGGCTGTCCCTCAGctctctgaggtctggtctatactacccgcctgaatcggcgggtagaaatcgacctctcggggatcgatttatcgcgtcccgtcgggacgcgacaattgatccccgaatcggcgctctaactccaccagcggaggtggtagtaagcgccgccgacaaaaagccgcagaagtcgattttgccgccgtcctcacaacggggtaagtcggctgcaatacgtcgaattcagctacgctattcacgtagctgaatttgcgtatcttaaatcgactccccgctgtagtgtagatgtaccctaagattcCACCTGACAGTGGGCAGCTACACTGTTCTCTCACACCCGTTTACATTCCAGTTCCTGCGGGTTTTAGTTAGGGACTTCCCTCCCATGATGAAGCCTGCGGCAGCCTGGGACTTAAGCTTGGTCTTATTCAGTCTGAGGGGGTTAGTGTTTGATCCACTGGCTTcatgctccctgcagcaccttTCCATAAAGGTGGAGTTTCTGGTCACTATAATGTCAGACAAGAAGGGGCACTAGGGGTACTCATGGCAGATCCCCCACGCAGTATAACACAAGGACAAAGTGTCCATGAGACTACACATGAGGTTTGACTTTCACATCAACCAAAGCATCCAGTCACCTATGTTCTCCCCCAAGCCACACGCCACAAAGGAAGAGGTGAAGTGGCACTCCTGGGATGCCCATAGAGCTCTTGCTTTTTACCTGTAGAGGACACAGCAGTTCTAGAAGTTGCCTAGACTCTTTGTCTCATTTGCAGAGAGGATGATGGGAAAAGCCATTTCCTCCAGAGACTGTCAAAGTGGATCTCAGGCTGCACGGTACTCTGCTACAAGCTGAATGAGATCCCTCTTGGGGGCAGTATAATAACACATTTGACAAGAGCCCAGGCAGCTTGGATAGCCTCACTCAAGGATCGTTGACATCTACAGAGCAGCGACCTGGGGCTTGGTACACATCTCTGTGAGGCACCATGCTCTGGTGCAAGCATCTGACTTGGATGCCTCCCAGGCTAGGCCAGTCCTGCATTCTGTAGTGGTGCAAGGCTGCGGGCATCCACCTCCTTGGGAGGGACTCTGGTTGTAAATCATCTGAGGTGCACCATACAAAATGACAAGTACTCGAAGAAGAAGGAAAGATTACTCACCTTGTAGTAATTGGAGTTCTTTGAAATGCTCGTATGTGTCGTACACCACTCACCCTCTATTCCCACTGCCTCGAATCCATTGTGGAACCTTGCAGTGGAGAAGGACCTGAGATGGGGGTGGTCCAGCAGCCCATTTTATACCCTTGGTGAGGAGCATAAGGAGGGAGTGGGCACATACACGGACCAAGCAGACACCCCTAGAAAGAATTCTCTGGTTCTAGGCAGATGGAGCTCATGAGCACCTGAAGTGCACTACACATCAATACATCTCATAGAATCTCCAGTTATCGCAAAGTAAGtaacctttccttttttaaaattgttggcTCGGTTTTAGTCTTATTCAGGATGTGGTTTATCATTTAAAACATATCTTCTCTATACCTAAATTAATTACAATAGTATATTCTGCTTGTTGTTACATAGTGATCTCTCCCCTATTATGTTTTTATAGCTCCCTGAAAAGCTTCTGTATTCACAAGGCTGCAACTGGATTCAGCAATATAGTTTTGGACCAGAAAGATACACAGGTGCCAACGTATTTGGAAAATTACGTAAATGTATGGAAACATTAAAGACACAGGTGAATAtttaggaaatggaaaaaaatgttagaAGGGAGGACTGAGACTGAAAAGGAAAATCATTTACTGTCACAGAAGTATTTGCTTTCTGCTCAAAACATTGCTCCTGTGCAATCTGTTAGATGTTAGTGGTATGTACTGGATTTAAGTATGGGCATAAGTATGTCCCTGTAGCTGTTGATCATCACTATTTAGGCCTTtacatgttcatttttaattctacTGTATATCTTTTTGTCTTGGTTTACCTGCAAATTATCTTATATCTTTAGAGACCTCAGACACCTGTGTTTCTTCCCTTTGGGAACATGTGATCAATGATACAGTGACCAGCAGCCTTTTAAAAGCAAAGTATACAACTAGAATTAAGCACTGGAGGGGGGAAGAGTTTAAAACCACAAACACTGTCTTACCCAACTTGCTACCATTCCATAATGGCAATTTAGGCACATCTGTTTTCAGGCATGGCCACTGGTCTCTGTGAATGTTTTTTCAGTCTGATTTCACTCTACATTCCAAAGAGAGTGTCCTTTTAAATGCTGACAGAGTTCTTTATTAATCAGTTTTGGTCTTTTGACCCTCCTGATCAAATCAGTTTCATAGACTCAGTGGGGGATCGAGCCtcaaaaaagacggttactcaccgttgtaactgttgttcttcgagatgtgttgctcatatccattccattaggtgtgtgcgcgccgcgtgcacgatcgtcggaagattttctaccctagcaacaccggcgggtcggctgtggagccccctagagtggcgccttcatggcgctgaatatataccccagccgacccggcgccccctcagttccttcttgccggctactccgacagtggggacggggggcgggtttggaatggatatgagcaacacatctcgaagaacaacagttacaacggtgagtaaccgtcttttcttcttcgagtgcttgctcatatccattccattaggtgactcccaagcccaacttaggtggtggggtcggagtgagacattgctgtgtgcaaaaccgctgacccgaatgcagcatcgtccctggactgctgcactagtgcatagtgagctgtaaacgtatggactgatgaccaaaccgccgctctacaaatgtcctgtatcggaacatgtgccaggaaagcagtcgaggaggcttgggccctcgtggagtgagcggtgaggtgcggtgctgagacacctgccaggtcatagcaagtccggatgcaagacgtaatccaggaggataggcgttgtgaggagaccggtgagcctttcattcggtcggccaccgcaacgaagagttgcgtcgtctttctaaagtgctttgtgcggtcaatatagaaggccagggcccttcgcacgtccagggaatgcaaacgttgatcctggcgagtggcatgtggtttgggataaaagaccgggagaaatatgtcctggttgatatgaaatggagaaaccaccttagggagaaaggcaggatgtggacgaagctgcactttatccttatggaaaacggtataagggggctcggatgtaagcgccctgagttcagaaacgcgccttgctgaggtgatggctacgaggaaggctgtcttccaggataggtacagaagtgaacaggtggccagtggctcgaatggaggacctgtgagtttagagagaaccagattgagatcccacgtcgggacgggatgacgctgttgtgggtacgtccggtctaagcccttgaggaatctaacaaccatcgggttagagaataccgaggacgcgagttcccctgggtgaaaggccgatatagcggccaggtgaactctaattgaagatatcgccaacccttgccgttttagggagaggagatattccaatatgagaggaatgggtgcctgcaacggggacgtggctcgttgttcgcaccaacaggagaaccgtttccacttggccaggtacgtggtccgtgttgagggtttttctactgctcagcagaatctgttggacagagtgcgagcattgccgctctgcctgggtgaaccatggagcagccacgctgtgaggtggagtgattgcaggtcggggtgacgcagccgaccgtggtcctgagatatgagatccggacataatggaagcgggatcggtgtctgaaccgagagctccaacagtgtggtgtaccaatgttgcctcggccacgctggagcaatcagaattacctgtgcctggtctctgcgcaatttgagcagtaccttgtggaccagaggaacggagggaaggcataaaacaggtggtctttccaggaaaggagaaacgcatccgagagggagcccggagctcgaccttgtagggagcagaacatgtggcacttcctgttgtctcgagatgcaaacaggtctatctggggaaacccccacctccggaagatagaatgtatgatgtccggacggatagaccactcgtgcgtctggaaggacctgctgagtcggtccgctagagtgttctggactccagggaggaacgatgccgtgagatgaattgagtgggcgatgcagaagtcccacaggcgaatggcctcttggcatagaattgacgaacgtgctcctccttgcttgttgatgtaaaacatggccgtggtgttgtcgatgagaactaacacacaacggccacgtaggagattgaggaatgcctggcacgccaggcgcactgccatcagttcccgaacattgatgtgcagggctaactggggtgcagtccgcaggccttgggtatggtgttcgttgagatgggcgccccaacccagagatgacgcgtccgtgaccaggtgcagagagggttgtggggcgtgaaatggcatcccctcgcagaccacattgtgatctagccaccaggtgagggaggccaggaccgagttcggaaccgtgaccaccatattcaggctgtcccgatgtggacggtatattgatgacacccaggtttgaagtgggcgaagccgaagtctggcatgcctggttacgtacgtgcaggaagccatgtgacccagcagggtaaggcacgacctcaccgtggtggttgggaaggccttgagcccttgaatgaggttcgtgatggtgccaaagcgattgtctggcaggatggcttgtgcacgcctggagtcgagaactgctccgatgaattctattctctgggtaggttctagagtggatttgtccttgttgagtaggatgcccaactcgttgaatgtgtgcactattctgtggacgtgagcttgaacttgctccttggtgcgaccgcgtaccagccagtcgtctaggtacgggaacacctgtatcccttgtcgacgaaggtacgctgccacgacagccatacatttcgtgaacactcttggggccgaggataggccgaagggaaggactgcaaactggtagtgcaccgtgtttaccacgaatcgcagaaagcgtctgtgaggtgggtaaattgtgatgtgaaagtatgcgtctttcatgtcgagggcggcgaaccagtctccaggatcgagggaagggataatggcccccaaagagaccatgcggaacttcaactttactacgaatttgttgagtccgcgcaagtccaagatgggccgcagacctcctttggacttggggatcaggaagtaacgggaataaaatcccctgccccttaactctatccgaacctcctctatggcccccaaggccaggagcgtagaaacctcctgtataagaagttgctcgtgagaagggtccctgaagagggacggggaaggggggtgggagggggggatagaagaaaactggatagcgtatcccctctccaccgtgcagaggacccaacggtccgaagttataagggaccaggcacggtggaagtgggagaggcgatctcgaaagtagggggctggatcctggtggatgactggggcgccgtcctcgaccgcaccttcaaaagttctgcctggggcctgaaggcggtctaggtggcccttggttctggccgggttgggggccggtccaccttctcctaccacctcgccctcgcctccgggccgagtcttgtctctgacgaggcgggggggggggtagaagcgctgaggctgcggcctaaatggcctgcgctgagggcccacaacatgcatcccgagggagcgcatgattgttctcgagtccttgaggctctgcaggcgagagtccgtcttgtccgagaacaatccatgtccctcaaagggcagatcctgtagggtttgctgcagctccggaggcaaacccgaaacttgaagccaggagatcctccgcatagcgatacccgaagccatggtcctcgcagctgagtctgctatgtccaaggaggcctgcaaggaggtccgagccaccttcttaccctcctcaaccatggctccaaactcttccctggactcttggggaatcaactccttaaacttccccatggagttccaggagttaaaattgtagcggctcagtagtgcctgttggttcgccgctctaagttgcagccctccggctgagtaaatcttacggccaaacaaatcgagccgtttagcctcttttgatttaggcgctgcagcctgctggccgtggcgctctcgtgcgttcactgatgccaccaccagtgaacatggttgggggtgggtatataagtacccgtagtccttcgacgggacaaagtatttccgttccacccctctcgctgtgggtgggatagaggcaggagtttgccatatcgtatccgcattggtttgtatcgtgcggatcaggggtaacgctaccctcgatggggcatccgctccgaggatattcactatcgggtcgtgcacctccactacctcctccgcctgcaggtccatattacgggccatcctgcgcagaagatcctggtgagcccgaagatctattggaggtgggcccgtgcacgatgtgcccgccactgcctcgtccggcgaagaagaggaagatgcctccggtggaacaggatccaagggctggtcctggtctccctgttcctgggccggagcatcacctgcgcctgggtccagggcgtcaggcggtgcagacacggaagcctccatgtcccctggtggaggccgagagatggtggactccggggcccttctaccggagtgactcgagcgagaggtcgaaggtattggagccccttgctcctgatggtacgcccacggggtccagaacgaccagtgagatgggccatgagaatggtcctctgtcatctcccgccaatggcccaagtcctgttcctcggcttgcccttgagggggatatgccgatctcgagaggtcctccgaggagtgggacaccgatctcgatggccacggcggtgccgagagcgtcgagacgattcccgtgggctgcggtgccgcacggtgccggtccggagatgatctatctctacgcggtgccggcgatcggtgccgggaccgcgaccggtgccgatgacctcgtcggtgccgggagtcagatctggacctcgacgaggacctggagtatgcccggtgccgggagcggcctctcaacgtcgagcgtcgaccgtagcggtgccgagaactacgtctcgacgttgatcggtgccgacgatcatagcggtgtcgagacgtagagcggtgccgcgaagaagatcttggctgcgagtacgaccggtgccgaggcgatattcggtgccgggactgcgagcggcgtggggacctgcttcgggacctggatcggtgccgaggttccagcccttgcgatggagggcgcatcaaggcaggtttccccctcgactgtaccgggcgagtcaacggtgccttcggtgccggtggttggggcggtgccggctctgtgagagctattaagtctctcgccgcctcgaaggtctccggagtcgacgggaggcactgtataaccgccggtctcggtggagacgctatctgcaccggactcaacggcttcggcgccggagtcgacggtgctggaggcacctgtttccggtgctccaccggcggacgcggctctacccccggcactgggggagccggcgtcttcggcacggaggcccccgtcttatgggcttttttatgccctggggataatgaacggcgcctaggcacttgctgtgcttgcggtgccgacaaggtccggtgccggggaggcttgtccgacgccactcgcgtggtcgtcgtggccggtgccgccggggcactgcgcaccgaggcgctaggtgccggggcctgacttgtagatggagcgtcaggactaagtgccgcctccatcagaagttgccggagccgaaagtcccgctccttcttggtccttggtctgaaggccttacagatcttgcacttatctgtttgatgggactctcccaggcacttcagacaggagtcgtgcgggtcgctcgtgggcatatgtttagcgcaggaggcgcactgcttgaagccgggagctttgggcatgagcccggacccgcggccgggggagaaagggggagacgacccccttaatcccctgaactagtataacaactaaacaacttttatgaactattttaactatttaactatttaacactAGAACTGTAACTAACTATAACTGCTAATAACGaacgaagctagggagagtggagatcagctatgccgcgctccacagttccaacgaccgtcaggggcggtaagaaggaactgagggggcgccgggtcggctggggtatatattcagcgccatgaaggcgccactctagggggctccacagccgacccaccggtgttgctagggtagaaaatcttccgacgatcgtgcatgcggcgcgcacacacctaatggaatggatatgagcaagcactcgaagaagaactaataGTTCTGGTATTGTCCCTTTATTTTTTGTAACTAACAACTTCTGGTGGATTCAAAATTATGATATGAAAGACTTTGAGTTCCATTGCCAATCTCTAAAAGCCATTCAgttcttccatttatttttactttagttATGATAATGGTTATTGATACCCAGtgattattctttttttaatccttgtcaaaaaatagtttccattaaaaaaataacacaaaaacATTTATTAGTGATGAGTTAAGCCGCTGATTTGAATTTCTTGTGTATGCTTTGTAGTGGACTGAAATAAGTGGTGTTAAAGACCACGACGAAAGAGGAAACATGTGCAATATCCTTTTCTCTGATGAAAGCAAGGAATATAAGCTGTATGAGGCTATAAAATTCATCATGCTTTACCAAGTTGTGGAAGCCTATGAACAGATGAAGAATGAGCAGAAACGTGTACCTGTCCTTTTTAGCCTCCTTTTTGCTCGTGATACGTCATCTGACCCTTTGAGTTTCATGATGAATCATCTGAATTCCATAGGGGACACGGGTGGTCTGGAGCAGGTAATGGTGTGAATAAAAAATGAGTTCTAGCAGTCTGTGTTTTCTGAAGGATTAGGGTTTGGGAATACTTTTGAGTTCTTATTCATTGATTTGATGTTCCTAGTATACTTTAATACCAGGGTGGgtgaaaaatgcattgtttttagCGCACCTAAGCTGTTCACCAAATTCTAcctgaatttgcaaatagtttcagccaGACAGAAACTGGAAGACACAGTTTGGAAATAtcaaatcattttgttttgaccttttaaaaatgaactgtCTTGATGTTTTCTGAACAAAATGTCATTTCtaatcaacattttctaaacagtttgtttgacccaaaagaatttttctttctctttttggtgagaaggaagaaaaaaaaaaaaaaaaaccttagttTTGTTTTgacgctgatttttttttttttcagttcagtcacTGATTCCAAAAATCAgctatttgctcagctctatttAATACATCATCCACGATAGAATTATTTTgtttggaaggaaaaaatcaatttttttcgtagaagaaaaagcagttaaaaacgcgggggggggggacttttaaGTTTCCCCAAGACATTTTATTTTGGAGAATTATTTATACAAATTACAAAAAGCAGTGATATCActgtaaaatatgtaaaataacatgatttttaaatgacaatACCCTGCATGTTTGACCTGTTTCATCTTTTgcacctgtttttttgtttttgttttcttaatagaAGCTTTCCAGAAAGGCCACTTTAGAAAGTATATTTGCCCTTCTGAGAAAGATCTCCTTTGGGTACTTATCTGCTGTGGTTGTGGGAAATTCCTGTGGTTGTAATTCCTAGTCCACTCTTCTTATTACACAACTAAACAAGTTAAATGACTTACACTAAACATCAGAGCATGATTAAAGTGTAggatgttttttcccccagtttcctTCTTATAAATCTATAAACAAATGTTtacatcttttttcccccttaggttGAAATGTTTCTTCTTGGATATTTACTTGAAGTAAATATAAGAGTCTACAGACTGTATAAGTTTAACACTGAAGAGTTTCAAGTAAACTATCCAGAGGAGTATCACAGGGACTGGCAGGAAGTCTCTCTTCTGACTGAGGATGACCATCACTATCACATCCCCATTATTAGAATATAAGACTGATTTCTAACCATGCAGTAGAAGAAGTGACCATCTCCAGCAAATTATCACCTTTAAGCCAAGTCCTTTGCCAGCAACAGTAGGATTTCAAGTAACATAAAATAATGACTACAGGACACACAGATTTATTATGTTAACTTCTTGCTTGCTTGTACTGACCCATATCACCTGTGATCTGCCtcagaaaaacacaaaatacatAATCATACAATCAGGACAAACTGGCATATTAAGgttctcaaataaaaaaaaatggtaaatcACCTGTGAGAAAACATTATCACTAGATAGTTGATAGTCACTTGTTGAGCGAAGTCCAAAACATGTGTTGTACATAAACTTACAATGTCAAATGATACCTATTCTTTGTTTAAGAAGGGTGCTTCAGCCACTGACTTGGGAGAGAAACAAaggcaataataaaaataaataacttgcaATATAGCTTTACTCAATATATACTCTTCCCCCTGCTCTCCCCGCATCCCTTCTTTTTGGAAGGGTCAGATTTTAATGTTACCTATCAAAAGTACGTAAAGGATTTTCTTTGCAATTGGTTTGAGAAGGCTGTGCACTTCAGTGCATTTACAAATACTGGCTTTTCACAAAAATGTTAACTCTCTGTACATTATATATACATTTAGCAAGACTCACATTTCCTAAGCTTTTTTGTATATACGATTTAATACCTTTGAGTTACTTTTCTTAATCTTGACATCAAGGTTACTTCTAGTTTTTGAGGGTCTTAAGAAGTATCCAGTATAACAAGAAAATTATCTTAGGTGGGAACTGCTATTTCACCACACTTTATGTTCATTAAAAAGATGACTACTAGGAAGGAAGGGAAATGCCAGATACATTAAAAAAGCAAGTATTGCTGTCTTGAATAG
Proteins encoded in this window:
- the OTULINL gene encoding inactive ubiquitin thioesterase OTULINL isoform X3 produces the protein MVWQKIKRQLILVMSFLLAALWYCRRLYAYLAQLLKWWSRYLQRKFKKNLSVLAEVDLLGYCAREWKGETKQAKQMKAAYEELFWKHHIKYIRQVRRDNYCALRAVLFQVFSQGIYFPSWMKERDILKLPEKLLYSQGCNWIQQYSFGPERYTGANVFGKLRKCMETLKTQWTEISGVKDHDERGNMCNILFSDESKEYKLYEAIKFIMLYQVVEAYEQMKNEQKRVPVLFSLLFARDTSSDPLSFMMNHLNSIGDTGGLEQVEMFLLGYLLEVNIRVYRLYKFNTEEFQVNYPEEYHRDWQEVSLLTEDDHHYHIPIIRI
- the OTULINL gene encoding inactive ubiquitin thioesterase OTULINL isoform X1, producing the protein MLRHLDRGASKNREQLTEPVKRNRVDQSSKKSIGRNEVQSWTTAVNQSLHMVWQKIKRQLILVMSFLLAALWYCRRLYAYLAQLLKWWSRYLQRKFKKNLSVLAEVDLLGYCAREWKGETKQAKQMKAAYEELFWKHHIKYIRQVRRDNYCALRAVLFQVFSQGIYFPSWMKERDILKLPEKLLYSQGCNWIQQYSFGPERYTGANVFGKLRKCMETLKTQWTEISGVKDHDERGNMCNILFSDESKEYKLYEAIKFIMLYQVVEAYEQMKNEQKRVPVLFSLLFARDTSSDPLSFMMNHLNSIGDTGGLEQVEMFLLGYLLEVNIRVYRLYKFNTEEFQVNYPEEYHRDWQEVSLLTEDDHHYHIPIIRI
- the OTULINL gene encoding inactive ubiquitin thioesterase OTULINL isoform X2; this translates as MSGRNEVQSWTTAVNQSLHMVWQKIKRQLILVMSFLLAALWYCRRLYAYLAQLLKWWSRYLQRKFKKNLSVLAEVDLLGYCAREWKGETKQAKQMKAAYEELFWKHHIKYIRQVRRDNYCALRAVLFQVFSQGIYFPSWMKERDILKLPEKLLYSQGCNWIQQYSFGPERYTGANVFGKLRKCMETLKTQWTEISGVKDHDERGNMCNILFSDESKEYKLYEAIKFIMLYQVVEAYEQMKNEQKRVPVLFSLLFARDTSSDPLSFMMNHLNSIGDTGGLEQVEMFLLGYLLEVNIRVYRLYKFNTEEFQVNYPEEYHRDWQEVSLLTEDDHHYHIPIIRI